A part of Gemmatimonas groenlandica genomic DNA contains:
- a CDS encoding SLBB domain-containing protein has product MSRSRVLLVLAASIMAGADVEPVHAQSLPANIPTPAQAQDLVQNRPELVAQLRQRIQASGLSADQLRARLRAAGYPESLLEQVMGGATPGASSPPSDSLINAVRALGIVDSTDAAALRRILLGGTRTGAAVAAGTVAPIPSSSERPNGDAARLGTSYAPDGTTLFGYALFSQPTTVFDANAGGPVDASYKLGAGDQLVLILSGDVEAAYTLDVTREGFIVIPVVGTVPVANLTLGDLDVLLRSRLQRVYSGIGSSTRFSVSVARLRSNQVFVVGDVQQPGSYRISSAGTALTALYAAGGPSERGSLRQVEIRRRGKPSQRFDVYEYLLRGDASGDVRLENGDVLFVPTHGARVRVSGGVLRPATYELRANESLDDLVATAGGFTDDASRRRIRIQRIVPPTQRTAEGSDRIVLDVSLPDAAKGASAVRIPIEAGDVVEVPRVSNRVRGRITITGNVWQPGSQGIDKASTLNDAIRQAGGLKSDTYLGRVIISRLRADSTREQIRATLRTDGTTTTPMSLQEDDEISVFSLTEFRAPRYVALSGAVRNPGQYPYRDGMTMRDLLLQAGGLLPSASLKDAEIARLPETRLQGQLAITFRVPLDSSYVLDSPAAATPNGETRLAPYDNVLVLRQPDWQMQSTVTLTGEVQFPGRYALTSKTERLSDVIARAGGLTASAYSAGVAFFRGENAVGRVGVDLPSVLQNPKDRDNLLLIDGDSVHVPRYNALVLISGAVNSAVALPYEPGAPLSSYIRAAGGTTRNADVKRAYVVQANGKVETNHRYFVVIATHPKPRPGSRIIVPSRDPSDKRDVMQFLGTMTQVIGSLVTLAVVLSRTN; this is encoded by the coding sequence TGCTTCTGGTGCTCGCGGCGAGCATCATGGCCGGCGCCGATGTCGAGCCTGTGCATGCGCAGTCGCTGCCAGCAAACATCCCGACCCCGGCCCAAGCACAGGATCTGGTGCAGAACCGCCCCGAATTGGTGGCGCAACTGCGGCAACGGATCCAAGCCTCCGGTCTTTCCGCCGACCAACTCCGAGCGCGCCTGCGCGCTGCGGGGTACCCCGAGTCGTTGCTGGAACAGGTCATGGGTGGAGCGACACCCGGCGCCAGCTCGCCTCCATCCGATTCGCTGATCAACGCGGTGCGCGCACTCGGCATCGTCGACTCGACCGATGCGGCCGCCCTTCGTAGAATTCTCCTCGGCGGCACCCGTACCGGCGCCGCTGTAGCGGCGGGCACCGTTGCCCCGATCCCGTCGAGCAGCGAACGCCCCAATGGTGATGCCGCGCGACTCGGCACCAGCTACGCGCCCGACGGCACCACACTCTTCGGCTACGCGCTCTTCTCGCAGCCAACGACGGTGTTCGACGCGAACGCCGGCGGGCCGGTGGACGCCTCCTACAAGCTCGGCGCCGGCGATCAACTGGTGCTCATCCTGAGCGGCGATGTCGAAGCCGCGTATACGCTGGATGTCACCCGCGAAGGCTTCATCGTGATCCCCGTCGTCGGCACGGTGCCGGTGGCCAATCTCACGCTCGGTGATCTCGATGTCTTGCTGCGCTCGCGGCTGCAGCGCGTGTACTCGGGCATCGGCAGCAGCACGCGCTTCTCGGTCAGTGTGGCGCGGTTACGCAGCAACCAGGTGTTCGTGGTGGGCGACGTGCAGCAGCCGGGTAGCTATCGCATTTCCAGCGCTGGCACCGCGCTCACGGCGCTGTATGCGGCCGGCGGCCCGAGTGAACGCGGATCACTGCGGCAGGTGGAGATTCGTCGCCGCGGCAAACCGTCACAGCGTTTCGATGTGTACGAGTATCTGCTGCGCGGTGACGCCAGCGGTGACGTCCGTCTCGAGAACGGCGATGTGCTGTTCGTACCCACGCACGGCGCGCGCGTCCGCGTGAGCGGTGGCGTGCTGCGGCCGGCCACCTACGAACTGCGCGCGAACGAATCGCTCGACGACCTGGTGGCGACCGCCGGCGGCTTCACCGACGACGCCTCGCGCCGTCGCATTCGCATCCAACGTATCGTGCCTCCCACGCAACGCACGGCCGAGGGTAGCGATCGCATCGTGCTCGATGTGAGCCTGCCGGACGCCGCCAAGGGCGCGAGCGCCGTGCGCATTCCGATCGAGGCCGGCGATGTGGTGGAAGTGCCGCGCGTCTCGAACCGTGTGCGGGGTCGTATCACCATTACTGGCAACGTGTGGCAGCCCGGCTCACAAGGCATCGACAAGGCCAGCACGCTGAATGACGCCATCCGCCAAGCGGGTGGTCTCAAGTCCGACACCTATCTCGGTCGCGTCATCATCTCGCGACTGCGCGCCGATTCGACGCGCGAGCAGATCCGCGCTACGCTGCGTACCGACGGCACCACGACCACGCCGATGTCGCTGCAAGAAGACGACGAAATCTCGGTGTTCTCGCTGACCGAGTTCCGTGCGCCGCGGTACGTCGCCCTCAGTGGCGCCGTGCGCAATCCGGGTCAGTATCCGTATCGCGACGGGATGACGATGCGCGATCTGCTCCTGCAGGCCGGTGGCTTGTTGCCGAGTGCCTCGCTCAAGGACGCCGAGATCGCGCGACTGCCAGAAACGCGCTTGCAGGGGCAACTGGCGATCACCTTCCGCGTGCCACTCGACTCGTCGTACGTCCTCGATTCGCCGGCCGCCGCCACGCCCAATGGCGAAACCCGCCTTGCGCCATACGACAACGTGCTGGTGCTTCGTCAGCCGGACTGGCAGATGCAGTCCACGGTGACGCTCACGGGCGAAGTCCAATTCCCTGGTAGATACGCCCTGACGTCCAAAACCGAGCGCCTGTCCGATGTCATTGCCCGCGCCGGTGGGCTGACCGCTTCGGCCTACTCGGCCGGTGTGGCGTTCTTTCGTGGAGAGAATGCGGTGGGACGGGTCGGTGTGGACCTCCCCAGTGTGCTGCAGAATCCGAAGGATCGCGACAATCTGCTGCTGATCGACGGCGACTCCGTGCATGTGCCGCGATACAACGCACTGGTATTGATATCGGGCGCGGTGAATTCGGCGGTGGCGCTGCCGTACGAGCCCGGCGCGCCGTTGTCGTCGTACATCCGCGCGGCGGGTGGCACGACGCGGAACGCGGACGTCAAGCGCGCGTACGTGGTTCAGGCCAACGGTAAGGTAGAAACCAATCATCGATACTTCGTCGTTATTGCCACGCATCCGAAGCCCCGGCCGGGCAGCCGGATCATCGTGCCGTCCCGTGATCCGTCCGACAAGCGCGATGTGATGCAGTTCCTCGGCACCATGACGCAGGTCATCGGCAGTTTGGTGACACTGGCCGTCGTGCTGAGCCGAACGAACTAG
- a CDS encoding polysaccharide biosynthesis protein — translation MTSSSASPTTAQLPLAGSPAEGRKAPWLTHNQLFVLDVVMLTAVWGIAWSLRFEGLEWLSSSWREAASYHLMLAVPMWLGIMAAFRLYRRAWGMASVEELKAMMAAVFVAAIANVTLGVFLLPVLGLSPTRLPLSVISSHTMWSIVALTLPRFLARVWISHRRQRRDRTIQAPVLILGAGPSGRLTAREMLEHPAMGLRPIGYLDDDATKHNMQVGGLAVLGPVSELEERIRAYGVRHVIITMSSAPGAKIREIVRVCTAAGVEIRTMPQIGEIISGRIGVNQLRPVEIQDLLRRAPVQTDLGSVRRIVEGQTVLVTGAGGSIGSELCRQIARNAPAHLLLLGHGENSIFDIQQELRSSYPSVPLTCLITDIRDETRLDAIFSQFRPNTVFHAAAHKHVPLMEDNLAEAITNNVKGTRTLIDAAVRHDTPQFVLISSDKAVNPSSIMGATKRIAELLVQRAAVSTGRNYVSVRFGNVLGSRGSVVPTFLRQIRAGGPITITHPDMQRYFMTIPEAVQLVLQAAVLGKGGEVFVLDMGEPIKIVDLASDLIRLSGLRVGDDVEIHFTGLRPGEKLFEELSRDDESLQPTSHHTILCSRLGIPPAGVHAHVDALVQSAMRRDDDTVLRQRIAELVPEYIALGTTHPVARELTLVA, via the coding sequence ATGACGTCCAGCTCCGCTTCTCCGACAACGGCTCAATTGCCGCTGGCCGGGTCACCCGCCGAGGGCCGCAAGGCTCCGTGGCTGACGCATAATCAGTTATTCGTGCTCGATGTCGTGATGCTGACGGCCGTCTGGGGTATTGCCTGGTCGCTCCGCTTCGAAGGACTGGAGTGGCTCAGCTCGAGCTGGCGCGAGGCGGCGAGCTATCACCTGATGCTCGCCGTGCCCATGTGGCTTGGGATCATGGCCGCGTTTCGGTTGTATCGACGCGCGTGGGGGATGGCGTCGGTCGAGGAGCTCAAGGCGATGATGGCGGCCGTGTTCGTGGCGGCGATTGCCAACGTCACGCTCGGTGTATTTCTGCTGCCCGTTCTCGGCCTCTCGCCCACGCGATTGCCGCTCTCGGTGATTTCGTCGCATACGATGTGGAGCATCGTCGCCCTTACGCTGCCGCGCTTTCTGGCGCGTGTCTGGATTTCGCACCGCCGTCAGCGTCGTGACCGGACCATTCAGGCGCCTGTCCTCATTCTCGGCGCGGGTCCATCTGGACGGCTCACGGCGCGAGAGATGCTCGAGCATCCGGCGATGGGACTTCGTCCGATCGGCTATCTCGACGACGACGCGACCAAGCACAACATGCAGGTGGGTGGTCTCGCCGTACTTGGCCCGGTGAGCGAACTCGAGGAGCGGATTCGCGCCTACGGTGTGCGTCATGTCATCATCACGATGTCGAGCGCGCCTGGGGCGAAGATCCGCGAGATCGTGCGCGTATGCACCGCCGCTGGCGTCGAGATTCGCACGATGCCGCAGATCGGCGAGATCATCTCCGGACGCATCGGCGTGAATCAGCTGCGACCGGTGGAGATCCAAGACCTGCTTCGGCGCGCGCCCGTGCAAACGGATCTCGGCTCCGTGCGACGTATCGTGGAAGGACAGACGGTGCTCGTGACGGGTGCCGGCGGATCGATCGGCAGCGAGTTGTGCCGGCAGATCGCGCGGAATGCGCCAGCACACCTGTTGCTGCTAGGCCACGGCGAGAACTCGATCTTCGATATTCAGCAGGAGCTGCGCTCGAGCTACCCGTCGGTGCCACTCACTTGCCTCATCACCGATATCCGTGATGAGACGCGGCTCGACGCGATCTTCAGCCAGTTCCGTCCGAATACCGTCTTCCACGCGGCGGCGCACAAGCATGTGCCCCTCATGGAAGACAATCTGGCCGAGGCGATTACCAACAACGTGAAGGGTACCCGCACCTTGATCGACGCGGCCGTGCGTCATGATACGCCGCAGTTCGTGCTTATCTCGAGCGACAAGGCGGTCAATCCCTCCAGCATCATGGGAGCGACCAAGCGGATTGCCGAATTGCTCGTGCAACGCGCCGCGGTATCGACCGGCCGGAACTATGTGAGCGTTCGTTTCGGAAATGTGCTGGGGAGCCGCGGTAGTGTGGTGCCGACGTTCTTGCGGCAAATCCGCGCCGGTGGGCCGATCACGATCACGCACCCGGATATGCAGCGCTATTTCATGACCATCCCCGAAGCGGTGCAGTTGGTGCTGCAGGCGGCGGTGCTGGGTAAGGGCGGCGAAGTGTTCGTGCTCGACATGGGTGAGCCGATCAAGATTGTCGATCTGGCGTCCGACCTGATTCGTCTCTCGGGACTGCGAGTGGGGGATGACGTCGAGATTCACTTCACGGGACTGCGGCCGGGCGAGAAGTTGTTCGAGGAGCTCTCGCGCGACGACGAAAGTCTGCAGCCGACATCGCATCATACCATTCTGTGCTCGCGCCTCGGCATTCCGCCGGCCGGCGTGCATGCCCATGTCGACGCGCTGGTCCAGTCGGCGATGCGCCGTGACGATGACACCGTGCTGCGGCAGCGCATTGCGGAGCTGGTGCCGGAGTACATCGCGCTCGGTACCACGCACCCGGTGGCTCGCGAGCTCACGTTGGTCGCCTGA
- a CDS encoding alpha-ketoacid dehydrogenase subunit alpha/beta, with product MATSTRPSRPRKGAAAEPALTREQMVNAYRVMYTSRRLDDKEIQLKRQNKIFFQISGAGHEAVLTAAGMVLRPSYDWFYLYYRDRALCLQLGMTPAEMLYSAVGAAIDPNSGGRQMPSHWGQKDLNIVSVSSPTGTQFLQAVGNAESTLRASQGQLTDGFPGDDVTLVTTGDGTTSEGEFWESLNTACNLKLPVVYLVEDNGYAISVPVEVNTAGGSISKLVASFPNMYIEEVDGCDFLASYAALERAVTYARERKGPAFVHAKVIRPYSHSLSDDEVFYRPQDERDADAARDPLTTFPLFLLAEGLATEEELKAMRDTVDAEILAATDDALEQPQPGADTVTFGVYSPDVDPTAEQFDTEDDPQFTGEPTTMVDLLNACMRDEMARDERILVFGEDVADVSREQHLGKVKGKGGVFKVTHGLQTKFGGGRVYNSPLAEANIIGRAIGLAHRGYKPVVEIQFFDYIWPAFMQIRDELATMRWRSNNAFSAPVVIRTTYGGYIRGGIYHSQTGASLFTHNPGLRVVCPSNALDANGLLRTAIRSEDPVLFLEHKHLYRQTYNKGRYPGPNFMIPFGKANVLREGTDVTLVTYGATVQRALVAANQIAEEGGPSVEVIDLRTLSPWDQETVFNSVKKTSRVIVATEDSLSWGYGAEIAAKIADECFAWLDAPVKRIASADAFVGYAPSLEDATLPQVETFRKAYLDIVAF from the coding sequence ATGGCCACTTCGACCCGCCCGAGCCGCCCCCGCAAGGGAGCCGCCGCCGAGCCCGCGCTCACGCGTGAGCAGATGGTGAACGCCTACCGCGTGATGTACACGTCGCGCCGGTTGGACGACAAAGAGATTCAGCTGAAGCGCCAGAACAAGATCTTCTTCCAGATCTCCGGCGCTGGTCATGAGGCCGTGCTCACCGCGGCGGGCATGGTGCTGCGTCCGTCGTACGACTGGTTCTATCTGTACTACCGTGATCGGGCGCTCTGTCTGCAGCTCGGCATGACGCCCGCCGAAATGTTGTATAGCGCCGTCGGCGCCGCGATCGATCCGAACTCGGGTGGGCGGCAGATGCCGAGCCATTGGGGGCAGAAGGATCTCAACATCGTGTCCGTGTCGTCGCCAACCGGTACGCAGTTCCTGCAGGCGGTCGGCAACGCCGAGTCCACGCTGCGCGCCTCGCAGGGCCAGCTCACCGACGGGTTCCCCGGCGATGACGTGACGCTCGTGACCACCGGTGACGGCACCACCAGCGAAGGCGAGTTCTGGGAGTCGCTCAACACCGCGTGCAATCTCAAGCTGCCCGTGGTGTATCTGGTGGAAGACAACGGCTACGCCATCTCGGTGCCGGTGGAAGTGAACACCGCCGGCGGCTCGATCTCGAAGCTCGTGGCGTCGTTCCCGAACATGTACATCGAAGAAGTCGACGGCTGCGATTTCCTCGCGTCGTACGCCGCGCTCGAGCGCGCCGTGACGTATGCGCGCGAACGCAAGGGACCGGCGTTTGTGCACGCCAAGGTGATCCGCCCGTACTCGCACTCGCTCTCCGACGACGAGGTGTTCTATCGTCCGCAGGACGAGCGTGATGCCGACGCCGCGCGTGATCCGCTCACCACGTTCCCGCTGTTCCTGCTGGCCGAAGGACTCGCCACCGAAGAAGAACTGAAGGCGATGCGCGATACCGTCGACGCCGAGATTCTCGCGGCCACCGACGACGCGCTCGAGCAGCCGCAGCCCGGCGCCGACACGGTCACCTTCGGCGTGTACTCGCCGGATGTCGACCCCACGGCCGAACAGTTCGATACCGAAGACGATCCGCAGTTCACGGGCGAGCCGACCACCATGGTGGACTTGCTCAACGCCTGCATGCGCGACGAAATGGCGCGCGACGAACGCATCTTGGTGTTCGGCGAAGATGTGGCCGACGTGTCGCGAGAGCAGCACCTGGGCAAGGTCAAGGGCAAGGGCGGCGTGTTCAAGGTGACGCACGGCCTGCAGACCAAGTTCGGTGGTGGTCGCGTGTACAACTCGCCGCTGGCCGAAGCGAATATCATCGGTCGCGCCATCGGTCTGGCGCATCGCGGCTACAAGCCGGTCGTCGAAATCCAGTTCTTCGACTACATCTGGCCGGCGTTCATGCAGATCCGCGACGAACTCGCCACCATGCGCTGGCGCTCGAATAACGCGTTCAGCGCGCCGGTGGTCATTCGTACCACGTACGGCGGCTACATCCGCGGCGGCATCTATCACTCGCAAACGGGGGCGTCGCTGTTCACGCACAACCCCGGCTTGCGCGTGGTGTGCCCCAGCAATGCGCTCGATGCGAACGGCCTGCTCCGCACCGCCATCCGCAGCGAAGACCCCGTGCTGTTTCTCGAGCACAAGCACCTGTACCGCCAGACGTACAACAAGGGCCGCTACCCGGGCCCGAATTTCATGATTCCGTTCGGCAAGGCGAACGTGCTGCGCGAAGGCACCGACGTCACGCTGGTCACGTACGGCGCCACGGTGCAGCGTGCCCTGGTGGCCGCCAACCAGATTGCCGAGGAAGGCGGACCGAGCGTAGAGGTCATCGACCTGCGCACGCTCTCGCCGTGGGATCAGGAAACGGTGTTCAACAGCGTCAAGAAGACCAGTCGCGTGATCGTGGCCACCGAGGATTCACTCTCATGGGGCTACGGCGCGGAAATCGCCGCCAAGATCGCCGACGAGTGCTTTGCGTGGCTCGATGCGCCGGTGAAGCGGATTGCCAGCGCCGACGCCTTCGTGGGATACGCGCCTTCGCTCGAAGATGCGACGCTCCCGCAGGTCGAGACGTTCCGGAAGGCGTACCTCGACATCGTCGCGTTCTAA
- a CDS encoding HIT family protein — protein sequence MTPSSGHCIFCDLIRGAAEVSICYEDSVAIAFLDIQPVNPGHVLVVPREHYEVLQDIPKDVGAHLYQVAAKLIPRVQTASGATDMNIVVNSGAAAGQNVMHYHIHLIPRREGDGFDVPLPFPGSQMPNRQQLDGMAARIGSMLRDPLTNSGMKR from the coding sequence ATGACGCCGTCCAGCGGCCACTGCATTTTCTGCGACCTGATTCGGGGCGCGGCCGAAGTGTCGATCTGTTACGAAGATTCGGTGGCGATCGCCTTCCTTGATATTCAACCGGTCAACCCCGGGCACGTGCTGGTCGTCCCTCGTGAGCACTACGAAGTGCTGCAGGATATCCCGAAGGATGTCGGCGCCCATCTGTATCAGGTCGCGGCCAAGCTGATCCCGCGTGTGCAGACGGCGTCGGGGGCGACGGACATGAACATCGTCGTGAACTCGGGTGCCGCCGCCGGTCAGAACGTGATGCACTACCACATCCACCTGATCCCGCGTCGCGAAGGCGATGGGTTCGATGTGCCGCTGCCGTTCCCTGGCTCGCAGATGCCGAACCGGCAGCAACTCGACGGCATGGCCGCCCGAATCGGGAGCATGCTTCGTGACCCACTCACGAACAGCGGCATGAAGCGCTAG